The genomic stretch ACCGGCAGGGTTTGAAAGGCGACCTCGATATTGTCCTCCAAGGGCTGCACCCGCGAGATGGGGGGCGGAACCAGCAATAGGGCGGCGTGAAGCGCCAGGGCAACACCTGTCCAGAATATCAAGGCTGTTTTGCTCATGTATTTCATGAGATGTTTGCAAAGGCTGGATGAGTGAAAAATATCATTCGAAAATAATGGGTTCCATGGAAATATTTATATTTTAGATTAACTATTCTAGATCAGGTAGGCTTGCTTTAATAAGTAGATCCAGCTAATAAGGCCTGCCATATGAGGGATAAATAATCATGCCTGTGAGTGTTAATCCTTTATCCAAGGTGCCTTATTGTATACGATAAGTCCTTGTTTTGTAAGCTGAAAGAATGCAAATCTTGATTTTTGTGTTTAGGGGGATTGTACGTGGAGACGAATAGCCTTTTAAGGATAGTCACTTCGTTGGGTATTGCCTTGTTTTTAACTCTGGCCATGGGGACTTCCAGCCTGTGGGCCCAGGCCGCTAGTGCCGATTCTAGTCAAGCCGAGTCGACCTCGAATGAGCCTGTCGCTGATGACGCTATACCCGAACTTTCACGGGTGACCGTGATCGGTGTGGCCGTGGCTCCTGTCGAGGCGGGCACGACGACTCTGGACAGTGAACTTCTGGAGAACCTCCCCACCGGCGATGGCACCCTGACAGAACAGTTGCGCATCCTACCCGGAATCCAGTACAGCGAAGAAGCCAATTCATCGTTTACTGGCGGTGAAATCGCTCCGCCAAAAGTCTCCATCTCCGGCGGGCGGCCTTACGACAATAATTTTCAGATTGACGGATTGGGGAACAACAGTCTGTTGGATCCTGAGTTTTTATTACCAAACAATATTACGAATGTTCCCGGGCATCCCCAGGAACTCTTTCTCTCTCCCCGTCTGCTGGAGTCCGTCACCGTGCATCGCAGTAATGTGTCGGCTCGTTACGGTGGTTTTACCGGCGGCGTGGTGGAAGCGGAAACCCGGGATCCGGCCAAGGAGTTCGGTGGGGATCTGTATTATCGCACTACCCGGTCGGCCTGGACCGAATTTCACCTGGATCCCGCTGACGCAGAAGATTTCACCCAATCCACCTCGGAAGATATGCAGCCGCGTTTTTCCAAGCACGAAGGGGGCTTTTCCCTGGACCTGCCGATCAACAGCCGGATGGGGCTCCTGGTTGCCTACCAGCAGGCCTACGCATCGATTAATCTGACCCACCTTGCGGAACCTGAAAAGCAATACCGCAAAAACGAAAATTTCTTTCTCAAATACGCGCTGGAGATATCCCCCGAAACCATACTGTCTCTTACGGCGACTCACGCCCCCTATGAAGCCGATTATTTTTTGAAAGACACCCGGGACAGCAGCTATACGATAAAGGGGGGTGGCTCGGGACTTTCAGGCACGCTGGAGAGGATCTTTGCTTTTGGCGGGCTGGAAATCAACGCGGGCTATCGGTCGAGTCGCAACAGTCGTCGGGCGCCTCGAGACTGGTTCAACTGGTACATGACGGAGCCGACCAAGGATTGGGGCAGCCTGGTTGGATCCAATTTCAGTAAAGAAGGCGGCAATGGAGATATCGACACCGTTCTGGATACCTGGGAAAGCAATGCACATCTCGCCTTTGAGCCTTTCCGCCTCTTGGGGACCACACATTATAGCGCCATCGGTCTGGGCTTTTCCCATAGTGCCGCCGAGTATGATCGTCCTGACACCACTACCCGCTACACCTTTAGCCGTGTCAACGATCAGGTCGTCTGTCTAGAGGGCCAAGTAGACTGCGTCACTGGCGAACAGTTCATGATCAATAAAAACATTTACGAACAGGATCATGTCCGGGCCAGCCTCAACCAGTACTTTTTTTACGCTGAAGATGAAATGGTTCTTGGCCGCCTGGCTTTCCGACCGGGCGCGCATCTCTCCTACAACGATTATCTGGAAAACTGGGACCTGGGTCACCGCCTGCGTTTGAAGGTAGATGTTTTCGGGAAGGGGCAGACGATTCTTTTCGGTGGCCTTAACCGTTACTACGGTCAGACCTTTCTGACCCATAAACTGGCGGCAGGTAAGAAACCCAGCACCGCCTGGACCCGCAGCACCACGCTGGACGCCGATTTTCATCCGCAGGAATGGATATTTAAAGAGCCTACGGTTATTCCCGCCACACAGATTTCCCATCTGGATACTCCCTATGTCGACGAGTGGACGGCCGGTATCGATCAGGCTCTTCTCGGCGGCAGGCTGCTGCTGGAATATCTGGAGCGCAAGGGGCGGGACTTGCTGGCATTGACCATCAACTCCAAGGATGAAAACGGCTATGTCTATTCCGAATGGAATAACAACGGCCGCAGCTTTCACCAGGAAGCGAGCCTGGCCTGGGAACGCTGGTGGGGTCGGGATTATCTGAACTTCAATATGACCTGGCAGGACAGCACTTCGAGTAATGAAAGCTATGGGGACCGATTTGAAGAGGATGACGCCTATGAGAAGGTGCTGTACAACGGGGATGTCCTGTTTCTCTGGGAGCTGCCCAGGGCAGATTTCAACCGTGAATGGGTGGGCAACCTGACCCTGGTGAAGACCCTGCCCGCCGGTTTCACCTTCACCAACGTCACCAAGTACCGCAGCGGGTATGTGGGACGACAAACCACCAGCTTTCCAGAGGGGGCGCCGCCCGAGGTGGTGGCGGTCTACGAAGACGTCAAACGCCCGAGTTCGACGATTTTCGACTGGAAAATAAGCTGGCAGACGGCCGTATCCGAGCAGCAGACTCTGGTGTTCAACCTGGAGGCCTACAACGTGTTCGATAAAAAGGTCTACGTGGCAGATGCCGAGGACGAATACGAACTGGGCCGCCAGATCTGGGCGGGGATCGAGTATCTTTTCTAGGGAGCGGAAAGATCGGCCCTGAGGACAGGGGCTGCCGAAGCTGTTCCCGTCAATTCGAGGCCTCCGTGCAATTCGGAGAAAGACCCGCGGTTGTAGGCGCGCAGAGTGTAACGGCCTTCTTTGCCCGGATACGGCAAGGTCAGCTTGGCGGTGTTTGGGTTGATAATCTGCGTTTTCAGTGGCGAGGCCGGAAGCCGCGCCCTGATCAGACCGGCTTCCACGCTGGTGAAAAAGCCCTCGTTCTGTCGTATGACACCGTTTCTGGCATTTCCTGGGAGGTCTATGGTACCGGTGCTGACAGGATTGTGAGGATCTGACACATCCAGAACATGAATGCCGGCTTTATTGTCGGCCAGGTAAGCCCTCCGATCTTTTACGGTCACCCAACTGGAAAAACCCTGCGTATTAAACGTGCTGACGATACGAGGTTTATCGAGGCGGGATATATCCACCACCATCATGCCTTCCGGGCCATTGGCCACATAGGCAAAAGAGTCCTCCAGTGCCACACCCATGGCGAAGGCAAACTCCCGCCGCGGCCAAGGGAGCTTGACGGAGGAAACGACCTGTGGATTCAAATGGTCGCTCACATCGACAATCAGCAATCCTTCCGAACTGTCGGCAATAAACGCGTGGTCGCCGCTAACAGCAACGCCCGAGGCTTGCCCCGGTGTCGATAGGGTGCTGACCACCCTGATTTTCTCCAAGTCCGAGACATCCAGAATCAACAGGCCTTTCTCCCGGTCAACGATATAAAGCCATTGTTTCTCCACGGCCATTTCGACAGGAGTTTCAAGCCATAAAGGAACTTTTTCTTTTACTCGCAGGTGTTCAGGGTTGCTGATATCGACCACCACAATTCCACCCGTTTGGTAGAGAAGATAGACGAGGTCGTTTTGGGCAACGATTCTCTTGGAAAGCCTTAGGGCTGAGTGGGAAAACAAGAGATCCCCCAGGTTTTTCTCGTTGATATCGAAAGACTGGATTCCCCAGGTCGCATCCCCCATGAAAAGATTTGTTTCATTCCTGGCCAGGCAGGTGGAACTGAAGGAGTTGGCGGGAATCAATAGACGTGATATCTCCTCAAAATGGGAATTCAGTTTGAGGCACAACAGGTGGTCGTTTCTTTCAAAGTTTTCGCCAGCGACGTAAATGTTAGGCCAAACCACGGCCACAGACAGCGCCTGACCTTTGAAGTTAGTCGGAATCGACTGAAGCAGGCGGGGGCTCACTGGATCATGGACGTCGATAATCTGCAGACCCGCTGACCCGCCGGCCAGAAAAATCGTATTCTCAAAAAGATCCATTTTCATGGCCGCTCCGGGCGTTTTGAGAGTGGCCAGATGTTGTGGTCGGTGGGGTTGACCCATGTCGATAATATGAAGACCCTCGGACTCGACCGTCACATAAAGATATTTCTCCGTAAGGATGAGGTCGCGGATGTTGCCTGGAATGTCAATGGAGGCGATGACTTTTGGGAGGAGGGAGATGCTGATGTCGAGCACCCGTAGGCCAGCCTCGTCAAGGGCCACCACCGCCAAACCCGTTCGGGCGGCGATAGCGGTGGTTGTTCCCAGGGCAAGTGGCGGTCCAATCGCTACAGGAGCTTGGGGATCGGTGACGTCCACCAGCAAAAGTCCGCCTGGGCCGTCAGCCACACAGAGTGTGTGATCGGTCAGCGCCAGGGCTTGCGTCTTGCCCGTCGTCAAAAGCCCGCCGATTTTCTTCAGAGTGCTGGGGTTGGTCGTATCGTAGATGTGGATACCGTAGGTCGGGTCGGCGGCGTAAAGCAGCGAGTTTTGTGCTTTCAGGTCGTTAATAGTGGTGACCAGGTCGGTCTCATAGGCCAGGTGGCCAATGGTCTTAAAGGGGGCAGACCCGCTGGGTGACAACACTTCCAGGAGGTTCTTTCGGCTGCTAAAGAGCAAATGTTCTCTTTGCCCGCCTGATTCGCTTACACTCGCATTTCGGGCGGGATAAACGTCGATCAGGGGTGTCGTGGCGCTATCAATGTCCAGAACCTGAATACCCTCATGGCCATCGGCCAAAAAGGCTGCCCCACCCGCAAGATGTATCTGACGGGTGTTACCCGGTGTGTCCCACCCCCCCTTGAGTTGAGGGTTTCTGGCGTTGGTCACATCATAAATTGTTAGACCGTTGGTCCCTTCACATACAAAAGCTTGATGGCCGAACACCCGGATGCCAAAGGCTGTTCCCCTGGTGTCGGTACTGCTGAGCCACTTGGGATTGACTGGATCGGAAACATCGAAAATATGCAGGCCCGCACGGTTTCCGGCGATAAAGATCTTTCCATCGGCGTAATCCACATCAAAACATTTATCCGGTGTTTCAACCGAATGGAGAAGAATGGGGTTGGCTGGGTTGGTAATGTCGATAATATGCAAAGAATTTTTGTTGTCAGCGATGTAGGCAAAGTGACCATTTATGACGACATCGAAGGCATGACCGGGAAGATCGAGTTGTGCGAGCAGGCGGGGAGGTCGTGAATTGCGAATGTCGAAAAAGTGCAATCCCGCTTTGCCGCTAGCGACAATCGCCAGGTTCGGGGTGGTGGCAATGCCGAAGGTTGGTTCCGGCAGATGGACGACATCCAATGGGATGATCCGGGTTGGATTCTTGATGTCGAATAACTGTATTCCGCCTTTTCCGGCAGAGACATAGGCGATATCCCCAACAAGGGAAAGGTCCCAGGCCGAAGGATTGTCTCCCACAAGGGGAGCGGCTCCCAAGGGCCGCAATTTTGAGGGATTGCTGATGTCGAAGCTCTGCAGCCCCTGTTTGCCGACCGCTACAAACGCCGTATCACCCCGGATGACCAGGGCGTTGGCTGCTCCCCAGGTGGAAGCCGTCCCGATGATAGCGCCTTTGTTGCTGTAGTCCGGATAAAACGAGAAGCGGGTATCTCGGTCGAACCCCCAACCTTTGACGGTGACCTGCAGGGAATCGGCGCCCGCAGGCAGGTCGGCGAGAAGGGCTTCGTCAATCTGAACCGATGCGGACCCTTTCTTGTCGAGGGTCTGTATCGCCAGAACGAGGGGCGCCATCAGAAGGACGCAGACCGCCAGGGTGGAAAAAATCAATTTGGATGTTTTGGCCATGGGGCAAAACTCCGGACCATTTAAAAACACATGAGGTGGATAGAGCGACCCAAAGAATTAAATCCTTGGGATGGCGGAGGCCTCTTTTTCGGCCTGCGCAGCCTCTTCGGGCAGCCATCTGCCGAGAACCTCCAGCAGTTTTGCCTGACGGAAGGGCTTGGCGAGGTAGTCGTCCATGCCGGCTTCTTTGCAGCGGTCGATGTTCTCGATCTGGGCGTCGGCGGTCAGGGCAATGATCGGCGTCTTGATATCCATGGCGCGCAGGTGCCGGGTCGCCGTATAACCATCCATGATCGGCATCTGGCAATCCATGAGGACAAGACTGAAGTCCTGATCGACGAGAGTTTGGATTGCGGCTTCGCCGTTGGGCACGGTGGTGACCTCGTAGCCCATCTTGTTGAGGATGATCTGGATCAGACGTTGGGTCGCCGGCGTATCTTCGGCCAGCAGAATACGCCCCAACGGGTGAACGAGTGGTTCTTCCCCAGGTGCCGAAGAGGCTGTTTGGGGGATGGACTGGTGGGGCATCGCCGTTCTGTCGTGGAGGACGTCATCGATGACCTGCGCGAGGCTCGCCAATTTTACGGGCTTGGAAATGATCGCCTGAAAATAGGTTTCCCAGCGGTTGTCCTGCAGGCAGGGGCTGACGGGAGGGCAGAGCAAAAGAGCCCTGCTTGACTTCAAGGCCGTTTGTTGGCGCAAAAGGCGAATCTGTTCAAAGGTCCCTTCGGTGTCTTTGCCTGAACAGCAGCCCATAATGGTCAGGGTGTAGGGATGTCCCATGAGGGTGCGCTTGGCTGACAGGGTTTTGGCTTCCGCGTGGGTGGCGACCCTGTCCACGTCGCAACCCAGGCTCTGCAGGTAGTGGGTCAGGACGCGGCGCTGGGTCGGGTTGGGCTCGATAACGAGAACCGTTGTATTGTCCGGCAGGTGCGGTAGTGCTGCACTGCATACGTCCAGCCTTTGATCTTCTATATCGAGGTCGAGGGTAAAGGAAAAAGTCGATCCTTGGCCCGGGGCGCTGTCCAGCAGGATTTCGCCGCCCATCATGGCGACCAGTTGCCTGGAAATGGCCAGGCCCAGCCCGGTGCCGCCATAGTGGCGACTGGTGCTGGAATCCGCCTGCGAGAAGGAATCGAAGATCTGTGCCTTGGCGGTTTCGTCGATACCGATCCCCGTGTCGCTGACGCTGAAGCGGATGCCGGTGTTGCCGCCGCGGCCTTTGTCTAGCTCAAGTTCGACCACCACCTCGCCGCGCTCGGTGAATTTGACGGCATTGCCAATGAGGTTGAAGAGCACCTGTCGCAGCCGGGTCGGGTCACCGACAACCCTTTGCGGGAGCGTCATGGGAATAAGGCTGACCAATTCCACCCCTTTGGAATAAGCCTTCTCGGTGAATAATTCCACCGCTTCTTCGATGGCTTCCCTCAGATTGAAATCAATGGTTTCCAGTTCGAGTTTGCCGGCTTCGATCTTGGAGAAGTCGAGAATGTCGTTGAGAATGGCCAGCAGTGTTTCGCCGGAATGATGGACGGTTTGGGCCAGGCTTCTCTGGTTGGCATCCAGCGTTGTACCCAGCAGCAGGTCGGTCATCCCGAGAACGCCAATCATGGGAGTTCTGATTTCGTGACTCATGTTGGCGAGAAAGCGCGACTTCGCCTCGTTAGCGTTGTCGGCCAGATCCTTGGCCGCCTGCAGTTCGGCCGTGCGCTGGCGAACCTGGTCTTCCAACTCTTCCTGGTGTTTAACCAGCTCCGCATTGCGCTCTTGAAGTTGCTGCAGAAGATGACTGAAACCGGCGTCGAGCAGCTTGAGCTCGTCCTTTTTGCGCGTGCCTCCCGGCATGGGATCCATCTGAAATTCAGAGGTCGACCGCATTTTCCCCACCAGATCCAGAACGGGCTGGGAAATGTGCGCCTGCAAATGCGAGGCGATGAAATAGGCCGCCAAAATAGACAGCGCCATCACACCGATACCGGCGATGGCGAACCAGAGCAGGCGGCTGTAAAGGGAATCGAGGTCGGCGAGGAGGTAGATCATGCCGATGCGCGTCGTGTCATGAATGACAGGAGTGAAAGCGGAGAGACCGTTGGACGAAAAGAAGTGGTGAGCCTCGCCCCTTTCGATAGCGGTTTCCAGCCGACGGGTGTGCTGTGGCGAATTTTCGGTGAAGCCGAGAAATTTCAGGCTCTCACGGTCTTTGACAAACTGGGCGACGGGTCGGTTCTTCTGGTCGAAAATATAGGCTTCGCGGATGCTGGCTTCGGAGTCGAGGGCGGCCAGGGTATCATTCAACAGGCGCTGATTCTGATAGCTCAGGGGCATGCGCGCATTGGCCGCGATAATTTCGGCGACGGAAGAAACATTGGCGACAAGTGCCCGCCGGTAGGATACAATTTCCGTGACCATAAAGGCGACGGTGGTCAGCAGAAGGACGACCCCTGCCGTGACCATCATGATCGCGGTCAGTTTTTTCTGGATGCTCATGCCCCGAAAAAACGTCATAGAAAATCTTTCCAGATTTAAAATGTGTGATTTATGCGGCTTTTAGTAGGGGAAGACAGAGGCCTTCGACCTCAGGATTAAAGCGTCTGTATACTATCAGCACGGTCTATTAATGCCAAGACTTTTTACCGGCACCCCCTGTGGCTTAAGCAGACTGAAACTGTGGGTAATCGCGAGGAAAGTGTCATGTCGGGACATAAGGATCAGCGGCCTGTCCTGGTCACGGGAGGGACAGGCTATATCGGTAGCCGCCTGGTGCCGCGGCTGTTGAAAGCGGGCCATCGCGTACGGGTTCTGGCGCGGTCTGCGCAAAAAATAGGGCAGCGCGCGTGGGGACACCATCCGAACCTGGAGGTTGAGGAAGGGGATGTGCTTAATCCGGCGGATTTGAAGCGGGCTCTGTCCGGATGCCGGGCGGTTTATTATCTGGTTCATTCGATGAACCCGAAAGTCAAAAGCTTCGGTTCGGCCGACCGTCTGGCAGCGGAAAATATGGTAGAAGCATCGCGTTTGGCCGGGGTACAGCAGATCATTTACCTGGGGGGGTTGGGAGAAGAATCCGCCGATCTCAGCCAGCATCTTGTCTCCCGGCACGAGGTGGCCGCTATTCTGCAGCGAGGTGACGTACCGGTGACGGTGCTGCGCGCCGCCATGGTGATCGGTTCCGGCAGCGCCTCTTTCGAAATATTACGCTACCTGGTGGATCGATTGCCCGTCATGGTCACACCGCGCTGGATTGATACGCCCTGTCAGCCTATTGCGGTCCGGAACGTGCTCACCTACCTCATGGGGGTGCTTGATAACCCACTGGCTCTGGACAAGACTTTTGATATTGGACAGCCAGAGGTGGTGACCTACCGGCGCCTGATGGAGATCTACGCGGAAGAGGCCGGCTTGCGAAAACGCCTCATCCTGCCCGTTCCTGTTCTTACTCCCCGTCTCAGTTCTTACTGGATTCATCTGGTGACACCGGTGCCGGCGGCCTTGGCGCGCCCCCTGGCCGAGGGCCTGCGTAATCCGGTCATCTGCCGGAATGACGATATCCGAACCCTTGTGCCGCAGACTCTGCTGGATTGCCGTGAGGCGATTCGCCTGGCTCTGGAACGCGTGAAGCAGCAGGCGGTGGAAAGTTCATGGCGGGAAGCTGGCGATATGCTTCCGGCGGAATGGAGCGATCCTGGCGATCCCCAATGGGCTGGGGGAACGTATTACGAAGACTGCTGGCGTGTCGTGGTCGAGGGGAATCCCGATAACCTCTGGCCTTTCATCCGGCGCATCGGCGGCTCTACCGGCTGGTACTATGCTGACTGGTTGTGGGGGGTGCGTGGGATTGTAGACCGGCTGATTGGCGGTGTCGGGTTGAGTCGTGGTCGTCGGAACGATGAAGACATCCTGCCTGGTGATGTGATTGATTTCTGGCGTGTGCAGCGCGTTGATCCTCCTCGGTCTCTGTTGCTGGTGGCGGAAATGAAACTGCCCGGTGAAGCGGTTCTGGAGTTTTCCTTGAAAAGCTTCGGCGATGGGAAGACCGAACTGCGTCAAACCGCTCGATTCCTCCCTCGCGGCATGGGGGGCATTATCTATTGGTATCTGGTCTACCCGTTCCATGTGCCTGTCTTCAAAGGAATGCTCCGTGGCATGGTCGAACGCTCTGGGGCCTCCTTGCTGGAGGGACCGGCGCGCCCCTGATTTTCACCGAAAGAAGCAGGATGGGGTAGGGTTTTTTCAGAAATTAATCTTAATTAGTCATTGACAGGCGCTCAGAACCTGCTTAATTTATAGCAGTTCCATGTAGCCAAAAATTTAAAAGGAGGAATGACATGAACAAGTTCAAAATGGCTTTGGGCGCAGCAGGACTGGGAATGCTTCTCATGACTGGTTGCTCCGCACAACTCTCTCAGGCAGACAAAGATTTGATGAACGAGGCCCTTCAGGCCAGCAAGTCGGCTTCTCAATCGGCACAGACGGCTGAGGCTGCCGCTACCCGCGCCGAGTCCGCTGCTGCCAAGGCTGACGCCGCCGCTGCCCGCGCTGAAGCTGCCGCTACTGCTGCTCAGACCAGCGCCGATCAGGCTAAGGACAGCGCTGACAAGGCTCTGAAAGC from Desulfuromonas sp. KJ2020 encodes the following:
- a CDS encoding TonB-dependent receptor plug domain-containing protein, with translation MGIALFLTLAMGTSSLWAQAASADSSQAESTSNEPVADDAIPELSRVTVIGVAVAPVEAGTTTLDSELLENLPTGDGTLTEQLRILPGIQYSEEANSSFTGGEIAPPKVSISGGRPYDNNFQIDGLGNNSLLDPEFLLPNNITNVPGHPQELFLSPRLLESVTVHRSNVSARYGGFTGGVVEAETRDPAKEFGGDLYYRTTRSAWTEFHLDPADAEDFTQSTSEDMQPRFSKHEGGFSLDLPINSRMGLLVAYQQAYASINLTHLAEPEKQYRKNENFFLKYALEISPETILSLTATHAPYEADYFLKDTRDSSYTIKGGGSGLSGTLERIFAFGGLEINAGYRSSRNSRRAPRDWFNWYMTEPTKDWGSLVGSNFSKEGGNGDIDTVLDTWESNAHLAFEPFRLLGTTHYSAIGLGFSHSAAEYDRPDTTTRYTFSRVNDQVVCLEGQVDCVTGEQFMINKNIYEQDHVRASLNQYFFYAEDEMVLGRLAFRPGAHLSYNDYLENWDLGHRLRLKVDVFGKGQTILFGGLNRYYGQTFLTHKLAAGKKPSTAWTRSTTLDADFHPQEWIFKEPTVIPATQISHLDTPYVDEWTAGIDQALLGGRLLLEYLERKGRDLLALTINSKDENGYVYSEWNNNGRSFHQEASLAWERWWGRDYLNFNMTWQDSTSSNESYGDRFEEDDAYEKVLYNGDVLFLWELPRADFNREWVGNLTLVKTLPAGFTFTNVTKYRSGYVGRQTTSFPEGAPPEVVAVYEDVKRPSSTIFDWKISWQTAVSEQQTLVFNLEAYNVFDKKVYVADAEDEYELGRQIWAGIEYLF
- a CDS encoding LVIVD repeat-containing protein, which codes for MAKTSKLIFSTLAVCVLLMAPLVLAIQTLDKKGSASVQIDEALLADLPAGADSLQVTVKGWGFDRDTRFSFYPDYSNKGAIIGTASTWGAANALVIRGDTAFVAVGKQGLQSFDISNPSKLRPLGAAPLVGDNPSAWDLSLVGDIAYVSAGKGGIQLFDIKNPTRIIPLDVVHLPEPTFGIATTPNLAIVASGKAGLHFFDIRNSRPPRLLAQLDLPGHAFDVVINGHFAYIADNKNSLHIIDITNPANPILLHSVETPDKCFDVDYADGKIFIAGNRAGLHIFDVSDPVNPKWLSSTDTRGTAFGIRVFGHQAFVCEGTNGLTIYDVTNARNPQLKGGWDTPGNTRQIHLAGGAAFLADGHEGIQVLDIDSATTPLIDVYPARNASVSESGGQREHLLFSSRKNLLEVLSPSGSAPFKTIGHLAYETDLVTTINDLKAQNSLLYAADPTYGIHIYDTTNPSTLKKIGGLLTTGKTQALALTDHTLCVADGPGGLLLVDVTDPQAPVAIGPPLALGTTTAIAARTGLAVVALDEAGLRVLDISISLLPKVIASIDIPGNIRDLILTEKYLYVTVESEGLHIIDMGQPHRPQHLATLKTPGAAMKMDLFENTIFLAGGSAGLQIIDVHDPVSPRLLQSIPTNFKGQALSVAVVWPNIYVAGENFERNDHLLCLKLNSHFEEISRLLIPANSFSSTCLARNETNLFMGDATWGIQSFDINEKNLGDLLFSHSALRLSKRIVAQNDLVYLLYQTGGIVVVDISNPEHLRVKEKVPLWLETPVEMAVEKQWLYIVDREKGLLILDVSDLEKIRVVSTLSTPGQASGVAVSGDHAFIADSSEGLLIVDVSDHLNPQVVSSVKLPWPRREFAFAMGVALEDSFAYVANGPEGMMVVDISRLDKPRIVSTFNTQGFSSWVTVKDRRAYLADNKAGIHVLDVSDPHNPVSTGTIDLPGNARNGVIRQNEGFFTSVEAGLIRARLPASPLKTQIINPNTAKLTLPYPGKEGRYTLRAYNRGSFSELHGGLELTGTASAAPVLRADLSAP
- a CDS encoding response regulator yields the protein MTFFRGMSIQKKLTAIMMVTAGVVLLLTTVAFMVTEIVSYRRALVANVSSVAEIIAANARMPLSYQNQRLLNDTLAALDSEASIREAYIFDQKNRPVAQFVKDRESLKFLGFTENSPQHTRRLETAIERGEAHHFFSSNGLSAFTPVIHDTTRIGMIYLLADLDSLYSRLLWFAIAGIGVMALSILAAYFIASHLQAHISQPVLDLVGKMRSTSEFQMDPMPGGTRKKDELKLLDAGFSHLLQQLQERNAELVKHQEELEDQVRQRTAELQAAKDLADNANEAKSRFLANMSHEIRTPMIGVLGMTDLLLGTTLDANQRSLAQTVHHSGETLLAILNDILDFSKIEAGKLELETIDFNLREAIEEAVELFTEKAYSKGVELVSLIPMTLPQRVVGDPTRLRQVLFNLIGNAVKFTERGEVVVELELDKGRGGNTGIRFSVSDTGIGIDETAKAQIFDSFSQADSSTSRHYGGTGLGLAISRQLVAMMGGEILLDSAPGQGSTFSFTLDLDIEDQRLDVCSAALPHLPDNTTVLVIEPNPTQRRVLTHYLQSLGCDVDRVATHAEAKTLSAKRTLMGHPYTLTIMGCCSGKDTEGTFEQIRLLRQQTALKSSRALLLCPPVSPCLQDNRWETYFQAIISKPVKLASLAQVIDDVLHDRTAMPHQSIPQTASSAPGEEPLVHPLGRILLAEDTPATQRLIQIILNKMGYEVTTVPNGEAAIQTLVDQDFSLVLMDCQMPIMDGYTATRHLRAMDIKTPIIALTADAQIENIDRCKEAGMDDYLAKPFRQAKLLEVLGRWLPEEAAQAEKEASAIPRI
- a CDS encoding SDR family oxidoreductase — its product is MSGHKDQRPVLVTGGTGYIGSRLVPRLLKAGHRVRVLARSAQKIGQRAWGHHPNLEVEEGDVLNPADLKRALSGCRAVYYLVHSMNPKVKSFGSADRLAAENMVEASRLAGVQQIIYLGGLGEESADLSQHLVSRHEVAAILQRGDVPVTVLRAAMVIGSGSASFEILRYLVDRLPVMVTPRWIDTPCQPIAVRNVLTYLMGVLDNPLALDKTFDIGQPEVVTYRRLMEIYAEEAGLRKRLILPVPVLTPRLSSYWIHLVTPVPAALARPLAEGLRNPVICRNDDIRTLVPQTLLDCREAIRLALERVKQQAVESSWREAGDMLPAEWSDPGDPQWAGGTYYEDCWRVVVEGNPDNLWPFIRRIGGSTGWYYADWLWGVRGIVDRLIGGVGLSRGRRNDEDILPGDVIDFWRVQRVDPPRSLLLVAEMKLPGEAVLEFSLKSFGDGKTELRQTARFLPRGMGGIIYWYLVYPFHVPVFKGMLRGMVERSGASLLEGPARP